The Methanobacterium bryantii genome includes the window TCTGACATTTATAATTATGTGTGTGAATCAACCCTTTTTCATGTTTGTGATGATCCATAATCTTTTTAAGGATTGGAAGTGTTTTAGGTGCTGTGAATTTAATTGATCTCTGGGACATGTTCCCGACGGGTTTTATATAAACCGGCCGTCCTGATGCTGGAAAATTACTTTTGATTTTAAGGGGATAGGCCTCTTTATAGTCAATTCCGAGCCATTTGCAGAATAAACGGTGATCCAGGATAGTTGCACTCATAAAAAGGCAAATATCTGCATGTTTAAACAGCATATTCTGTGCATATAAATCAATTTTCAATGGTTTAAAGGACACTCCACCAGGAGTAGGATCTACAACCCAGTTTTCAGCGTGTTCTTCTAGATTAGTTAAGAGTTCGCGCAGTCTAAAACGGGTACTGACTATCCTATCGCCCTTATTTTTGGGAAGTTTTTTAGTATTGATTTCTTTGTAGGCATCATGGAGAATTTCAACGAAAAGTATCCACTCTTCGGGGTCTTCAAAATTCAGCATTTGAGGAGGTATTGTTTTTTTAATATCCTTTTCAAGACTTTGATTCAGTAAATTAACCTCTAACCTGCGCATGAGTTTATCTTCGATGTTGTGGGCTTCATCAAGCACCATGAAATTCCTTTTGGGGAAATGCCTTACATAGTTGAGCTCAAGGAGTGCATAATCATAATTCATCAGGGTTATGTCGCTGTTTGCGGCATCTGCTTTCTGCTGCCAGTAGCTGCATTTGTCCATGGATTTGAAGTAGTATGGAAATCCGCCTGCATCTTCAAATGCAAAATGAGCTTCATCACCTTCAGTTTTGGTTACACCAAAGTCACAGGAAAATTTCTGTGATCTGGGGGTTGTCTGGCACATTCCATTATCACAGCTTATCTCTAAATCTCCAGATTTGCATGAAAAATTGCCTCTTCCTTTAACTAGAGGATAGCTGAATTCATTCGCGTACTGACTTTGGAGCTGTTTTGTCATGGTGAGGATATAAGATGGTTCATACATCCTTGCAAGTGTGGTTGCTATCGCTGATTTTCCAGTTCCAGTCCCTGCTTCAAGGATTATATATTTGTATCCTTCCTCGATTGCACTATCAATTTTTGATATTATCTCCAGCTGCCCTTCCCTTGGTTCTTCAAATGGAAAATTATTTAATATTCTATTTTTTACACCGGGATTTTCCAGTTTAAGATTAGCCATGTGATCTCTTGGAATTCCTGTTGATTTATTTTCCTTTAATTTCTTTGTAGAGCAAATGCATCGCTGTTTTATCATCTTACATTCACTGCAAAAAAAGCCATTATCCATAATCATTTATATTTGGGTAATGCTATAAATAGATAAACCGCTCGAAAATTCAAAGAATTTTCGGGGCCTGAAAATCAAAGCTGACAAAGCTTTGTTTTGTTTGCGTCAAAATCTTCGATTTTGGCAGATTTTCGAGGCCTATTAGTATTATAAAGAAAACCCAGTCTTTATTACTAAAAAGTAAAATAACTAACTATAAACAGTTTTTATCTTAAGAAACTGAAATAAAATTGAAAACACGTAGAATAACATTAATTTATCACGAGGCTTAATATGAAAAAAGGCAAATTTATAGGCATAGGTGTAGGGCCTGGAGACCCTGATCTTTTAACAGTTAAGGCGGTAAAGACACTGAATGAAGTTGATGTAATATGCGCGCCTAAATCTTCAAAATCAAAGCCAAGTGTGGCATTATCAATTATAGATCCAGTTTTAAATGACCGCAAAAGTGAGTATGAAACTTTAGAACCTCTTTTTCCAATGATTGAAAATAAAAAAGAGCTTCAAAAGTACTGGGCCGATGCCGCACAGGTTATAATTGAGAAATTGAATGAGGGACTGGATGTTGCATTTATAACATTAGGGGACCCTTCTGTTTACAGTACTTTCTCTTACGTATTCAAGATAATTGAAGGCATGGACTTTGAAACCATGGTGATTCCAGGTATCACATCGTTTACGGGGTGCGCAGCAAGTGCAAAAATGCAGCTTGCAGAAAAAGATGAAATCATGGTTATAGTACCAAAGGTAGACGAAAGATTATCCCAGATTATGGCATGTGGAGATACATTTGTTATAATGAAAACATCAAGACATTCTGATATGCTTGAAGATATTATAAATCAGGATAAAAGGGATAAAGAAATAATATCGGTTCAAAACTGCAGCATGAATGATGAGAAGATATTCGATGGTTTTGTAGAGGATAAGAAGTATTTATCAACCACTATTGTTAAATTTAAAAATAAGAAGTAGTGTATGATTTCACTATTTTACGATGTCAAACTTTTATAATGGGGATTTCCAAGTTCCTTTTCTTTTATTACAAAACAGCAGTAGTCATCGCCTTTAGCGTAGCATTTGACTTCATCAGCGTTAACTTCATGGCCGAAGTGTTTTGAAAAAATCGCTTCCAGTATTCCTGAATCAAATGCACACGCAGATCTTCCAATCTGGGGTAAATCTTCACATTCAAAGCAGTCGTAGGCATTTATAACTATGGGTTCCGTACTTTCAATTTTAACCCGCCCTAATTTATTTCTTTCCCAAAATTCTGCAATATTTTTAACGAATTCTTCTGTATCTGCCGATTTTAAATCATTATAAACTGTTTCCCCAACTTTTATACCTGCTTGGTGCAGTAAAGGATCTATATTTATGCCTTCTTTTAATAGGGCAACCCTGATGGTTCGAAACATTAATCTGAAGAATTCAAAGGGATCCTTGTAATCGGAAACTCCTGCAAAGTAATGTTCTGCACCTTCTTCAAGCTCTTTTATAGAAGATACATCTCCTAGGTGGCGTGATTTAATATAAAATATTTTTCTCCGGCGGTCTTCTGGATCTGGCCTGTAATCAATTATTCCGTCATCTACCAGGGCTTGAAGATGTTCTGAAACTGTTGATTTGGATTTACCTGTGTGCTCTACAATGCGGTCAAAACTCATTTCACTTTTCTCAAGTAGAGATAATATTTGAGCTTTCATAGGGCTTTTAATGACATTTATTCCCTCTTCAGTTGAGAATAGTTTCACGCCCGTGTTTTTCTGTTTCTTCTGATTTTTTTTAGCCATTACCAATCACATTTAGTGAATATGATTTTCATTATATATAACTAGTTCGGGTATATCAATACGTTCGGGAAAAACCAAACAGAAAAACTTATATAGAATTAGTTCGCATAGTACCATACAGTCAGAATAAAACCAAACTATAATATTAAAACGGAGGACAAAAATATGAAAGCAGAGTCAATAAAAATTAAGGAAGGAGTA containing:
- a CDS encoding helicase C-terminal domain-containing protein translates to MDNGFFCSECKMIKQRCICSTKKLKENKSTGIPRDHMANLKLENPGVKNRILNNFPFEEPREGQLEIISKIDSAIEEGYKYIILEAGTGTGKSAIATTLARMYEPSYILTMTKQLQSQYANEFSYPLVKGRGNFSCKSGDLEISCDNGMCQTTPRSQKFSCDFGVTKTEGDEAHFAFEDAGGFPYYFKSMDKCSYWQQKADAANSDITLMNYDYALLELNYVRHFPKRNFMVLDEAHNIEDKLMRRLEVNLLNQSLEKDIKKTIPPQMLNFEDPEEWILFVEILHDAYKEINTKKLPKNKGDRIVSTRFRLRELLTNLEEHAENWVVDPTPGGVSFKPLKIDLYAQNMLFKHADICLFMSATILDHRLFCKWLGIDYKEAYPLKIKSNFPASGRPVYIKPVGNMSQRSIKFTAPKTLPILKKIMDHHKHEKGLIHTHNYKCQKYIMANLKDPRLMGHTYINREMKLQQFEKTDKAMVLVSPSMSEGVDLPYEKCQFQVIYKIPFPYLGDKQVNSRKKHDPKWYAYKTIMTLIQAYGRGMRAEDDFCATYILDRNIKMLFNNPLYKALVPRSFKEAIALEEEWLITDNFEEEY
- the cobI gene encoding precorrin-2 C(20)-methyltransferase yields the protein MKKGKFIGIGVGPGDPDLLTVKAVKTLNEVDVICAPKSSKSKPSVALSIIDPVLNDRKSEYETLEPLFPMIENKKELQKYWADAAQVIIEKLNEGLDVAFITLGDPSVYSTFSYVFKIIEGMDFETMVIPGITSFTGCAASAKMQLAEKDEIMVIVPKVDERLSQIMACGDTFVIMKTSRHSDMLEDIINQDKRDKEIISVQNCSMNDEKIFDGFVEDKKYLSTTIVKFKNKK
- a CDS encoding V4R domain-containing protein, which gives rise to MAKKNQKKQKNTGVKLFSTEEGINVIKSPMKAQILSLLEKSEMSFDRIVEHTGKSKSTVSEHLQALVDDGIIDYRPDPEDRRRKIFYIKSRHLGDVSSIKELEEGAEHYFAGVSDYKDPFEFFRLMFRTIRVALLKEGINIDPLLHQAGIKVGETVYNDLKSADTEEFVKNIAEFWERNKLGRVKIESTEPIVINAYDCFECEDLPQIGRSACAFDSGILEAIFSKHFGHEVNADEVKCYAKGDDYCCFVIKEKELGNPHYKSLTS